From a single Rhodococcus qingshengii JCM 15477 genomic region:
- a CDS encoding metallopeptidase family protein, translating to MIDVDDSQFEDMVKRALDSLPPKLGAEMANVAVTVQLEGGRPGLLGLYQGIPLTKRTTTYAGVLPDRITIYRRAICAICSTEDEVIEQVRRTVIHEIGHHFGIGDPRLRELGW from the coding sequence ATGATCGACGTGGACGACAGCCAGTTCGAGGACATGGTCAAGCGGGCGCTCGACAGCCTGCCACCGAAATTGGGTGCGGAGATGGCCAATGTCGCAGTGACCGTTCAACTCGAAGGTGGACGACCGGGGCTACTCGGGCTGTATCAGGGCATCCCACTGACCAAGAGAACCACCACGTACGCCGGCGTCCTTCCCGACCGCATCACGATCTACCGCAGGGCCATCTGTGCGATCTGCAGCACCGAAGACGAGGTGATCGAGCAAGTTCGCCGAACAGTGATCCACGAAATCGGCCACCACTTCGGGATCGGAGATCCCCGGTTGCGTGAACTCGGATGGTGA
- the inhA gene encoding NADH-dependent enoyl-ACP reductase InhA has translation MGGLLEGKTILVTGIITDSSIAFHVAKVAQEQGAKVLITGFDRLRLIDRIAQRLPQPVPPAISLNVQSSEDLASLAERVRELAPEGIDGVVHSIGFAPRSCLGSPFMDAPWEDVAVALEVSAYSYSALAKALLPVLNDNASIVGMDFDPARAMPFYNWMGVSKATLEAVNRYVAKEVGVRGIRSNLVSSGPIKTLAAKAIAGDSTGPGAELDKLNTAWDGAAPIGWDVDDREPVAKTVCTVLSDWLPGTTASIIYVDGGFHAMVG, from the coding sequence ATGGGCGGCTTGCTCGAGGGTAAGACCATTCTTGTCACCGGCATCATCACCGATTCGTCGATCGCGTTCCACGTGGCCAAGGTCGCGCAGGAGCAGGGCGCGAAGGTACTGATCACCGGATTCGATCGTCTGCGCCTCATCGATCGCATCGCCCAGCGACTGCCGCAGCCCGTGCCGCCGGCAATCTCGCTCAACGTCCAGAGCTCGGAGGATCTCGCCTCTCTCGCCGAGCGTGTGCGCGAGCTGGCTCCCGAGGGTATCGACGGCGTCGTCCACTCGATCGGCTTCGCTCCCCGCTCCTGCCTGGGAAGCCCGTTCATGGACGCGCCGTGGGAAGACGTGGCGGTCGCACTCGAGGTGTCCGCCTACTCGTACAGCGCACTGGCCAAGGCCTTGCTGCCGGTGCTCAACGACAACGCGTCCATCGTCGGTATGGACTTCGATCCGGCGCGCGCGATGCCGTTCTACAACTGGATGGGTGTCTCCAAGGCGACCCTCGAGGCCGTCAATCGGTACGTGGCCAAAGAGGTCGGCGTCCGCGGCATCCGCTCGAACCTGGTGTCCTCCGGCCCGATCAAGACCTTGGCCGCCAAAGCCATTGCCGGTGACAGCACCGGTCCGGGCGCGGAGTTGGACAAGCTGAACACCGCATGGGACGGTGCTGCGCCCATCGGCTGGGACGTCGACGATCGCGAGCCGGTCGCCAAAACGGTCTGCACCGTTCTCTCGGATTGGTTGCCCGGCACGACCGCGTCGATCATCTACGTCGACGGCGGCTTCCACGCGATGGTCGGCTAG
- a CDS encoding VWA domain-containing protein — protein MSLSQFTAPWWLLFLAVIAALVVGYVLVQKQRAKHTLRFTNFALLEKVAPSRPGRWRHIPAILMVIALVFFTVALAGPTADKKVPRNRATVILVIDVSLSMQATDVEPTRLAAAQEAAKSFADGLTPGINLGLVAFAGTASVLVSPTTNRDATKVAIDNLKLSERTATGEAIFTSLQSIDTLSAVLGGSDQAPPARIVLLSDGKQTVPENSDDPRGGFTAARQAKDKGVPISTISFGTTYGRVEIEGDRIPVPVDDASLKEIANLSGGSFFTASSLEELRQVYDTLEEQIGFETTRGDASRPWLVLGVVFATAGLTIALVRRQRLP, from the coding sequence GTGAGTCTTTCTCAATTCACCGCACCGTGGTGGCTGCTGTTCCTCGCTGTCATCGCCGCGTTGGTGGTCGGTTACGTACTCGTGCAGAAGCAGCGAGCCAAGCACACACTTCGGTTCACGAACTTCGCACTGTTGGAGAAGGTCGCGCCTTCGCGGCCCGGGCGGTGGCGTCATATTCCGGCGATTCTGATGGTCATCGCATTGGTGTTCTTCACCGTCGCCCTTGCCGGTCCGACGGCAGACAAGAAGGTCCCGCGAAACCGTGCCACGGTGATCCTCGTGATCGACGTGTCGCTGTCGATGCAGGCCACCGACGTCGAGCCGACGCGATTGGCAGCAGCGCAGGAAGCTGCGAAGTCGTTCGCCGACGGTCTGACTCCCGGCATCAACCTCGGGTTGGTCGCATTTGCCGGAACGGCTTCGGTTCTGGTGTCGCCCACCACGAATCGTGACGCGACGAAGGTCGCCATCGACAACCTCAAGCTCAGTGAGCGAACGGCGACGGGCGAAGCGATCTTCACCTCGTTGCAGTCGATCGACACGCTGTCGGCTGTTCTCGGCGGCAGCGACCAGGCGCCACCGGCGCGCATCGTGTTGCTGTCCGACGGTAAGCAGACCGTTCCCGAGAACTCGGACGATCCGCGGGGCGGATTCACCGCTGCCCGTCAGGCCAAGGACAAGGGCGTTCCGATCTCGACCATTTCCTTCGGAACGACATACGGGCGAGTCGAGATCGAAGGAGACCGAATCCCCGTCCCGGTCGACGACGCGTCATTGAAGGAGATCGCCAACCTTTCCGGCGGAAGTTTCTTCACGGCATCGAGCCTCGAAGAACTGCGCCAGGTGTACGACACGCTCGAAGAGCAGATCGGTTTCGAGACGACACGAGGAGACGCGAGTCGACCGTGGTTGGTCCTCGGCGTCGTGTTCGCGACCGCTGGTCTGACGATTGCCCTGGTACGCAGGCAGCGTCTGCCCTGA
- a CDS encoding AAA family ATPase codes for MTSREDSVETVDVSKASGSADGAAPSLAADVQTLERAIYEVKRVIVGQDRLVERILVGLLAKGHVLLEGVPGVAKTLAVETFAKVVGGSFSRVQFTPDLVPTDLIGTRIYRQGREEFDTELGPVVANFVLADEINRAPAKVQSALLEVMAERHVSIGGKRYHMPDPFLVMATQNPIENEGVYPLPEAQRDRFLFKILVDYPTVEEEREIVYRMGVAAPEPHQILGPEELVRLQRVASNVFVHHALVDYVVRVIAATRTPREVGLEDVAGWIAYGASPRATLGIIAASRALALVRGRDYVVPQDVIEVIPDVLRHRLVLSYDAMADEVTPDAVIARVLQTVGLPQIAARPVPTVPGPPQQGAPQAPQFNAPGTANPQGTANPQGNGAPIATAETMSRPQ; via the coding sequence GTGACCTCACGTGAAGATTCGGTCGAAACGGTCGACGTAAGCAAGGCGAGTGGAAGTGCGGACGGAGCAGCACCTTCCCTGGCAGCCGACGTTCAGACCTTGGAACGAGCGATTTACGAGGTCAAGCGAGTCATCGTCGGGCAGGACCGGCTTGTCGAGCGCATTCTCGTCGGACTTCTCGCCAAGGGGCACGTCCTCCTCGAAGGCGTACCCGGTGTCGCCAAGACGCTGGCCGTCGAGACTTTCGCGAAGGTCGTCGGCGGTTCGTTCTCCCGCGTCCAGTTCACCCCGGACCTGGTGCCCACCGACCTGATCGGCACGCGCATCTACCGTCAGGGCCGCGAGGAGTTCGACACCGAACTCGGCCCCGTCGTCGCCAACTTCGTGTTGGCCGACGAGATCAACCGTGCCCCGGCCAAGGTGCAGTCCGCGCTCCTCGAGGTGATGGCAGAACGCCACGTCTCGATCGGTGGCAAGCGGTACCACATGCCCGATCCGTTCCTCGTGATGGCGACGCAGAACCCCATCGAGAACGAGGGCGTCTACCCGCTCCCCGAAGCGCAGCGCGACCGCTTCCTGTTCAAGATCCTCGTCGATTACCCGACAGTGGAGGAAGAACGCGAAATCGTCTACCGGATGGGCGTGGCAGCGCCGGAGCCGCACCAGATCCTCGGTCCGGAGGAGTTGGTCAGGCTCCAACGCGTCGCCAGCAACGTCTTCGTTCACCACGCGCTCGTCGATTACGTTGTCCGGGTCATCGCCGCCACGCGTACGCCGCGTGAGGTCGGACTCGAGGACGTCGCCGGCTGGATCGCGTACGGCGCCTCACCCCGCGCGACGCTCGGCATCATCGCCGCGTCGCGGGCCCTCGCTCTCGTCCGCGGGCGCGACTACGTAGTGCCGCAGGACGTCATCGAGGTGATCCCGGACGTGTTGCGTCACCGTCTCGTTCTTTCCTACGACGCCATGGCCGACGAGGTGACTCCCGACGCCGTCATCGCCCGGGTGCTGCAGACCGTCGGACTGCCGCAGATCGCCGCGCGGCCGGTCCCCACCGTTCCCGGACCGCCCCAGCAGGGCGCACCACAAGCACCGCAGTTCAACGCACCGGGCACAGCTAACCCACAGGGCACAGCTAATCCGCAGGGCAACGGCGCGCCGATCGCGACCGCTGAGACGATGAGTCGCCCGCAGTGA
- a CDS encoding ferrochelatase — MDMQFDALLVLSFGGPEKPEDVRPFLENVTRGRGVPPERLDAVVEHYMHFGGVSPINALNRDLIERVEGELAAAGVDLPVYFGNRNWHPMVEDTVAKMREDGVRDAAVFATSAWGGYSGCRQYHEDIARAREAVGDGAPTLTKLRQYYDHPLVVGAFADGVRAARAELPEATRDTARLVFTAHSVPSAADRNAGPPAAGGNLYSRQVAEAAKLVAEAVGVEDFDLVWQSRSGPPQVPWLDPDICDHLDTLSAKDVRAVIVCPVGFVSDHLEVVWDLDTEAKDKAAELGMDFVRAATPGRDQRFAQLVPTLVRELAEAEQPLRLGVEPLLGSTTNGLSCAVNCCAAVQRPR, encoded by the coding sequence ATGGACATGCAGTTCGATGCTCTTCTCGTTTTGTCGTTCGGCGGTCCCGAAAAACCCGAAGACGTACGGCCGTTCCTCGAAAACGTCACGCGCGGTAGGGGAGTGCCACCGGAGCGGCTCGACGCTGTCGTCGAGCACTACATGCATTTCGGTGGAGTTTCGCCCATCAATGCGCTCAACCGAGACCTGATCGAACGGGTCGAAGGTGAGCTGGCAGCAGCCGGCGTGGATTTGCCCGTGTACTTCGGCAACCGCAACTGGCACCCGATGGTCGAAGACACCGTTGCCAAGATGCGCGAGGACGGTGTCCGCGACGCCGCCGTGTTCGCCACGTCGGCGTGGGGTGGTTACTCCGGATGTCGGCAGTACCACGAGGACATCGCCCGTGCCCGTGAGGCGGTCGGTGACGGCGCACCGACGCTGACAAAACTTCGCCAGTACTACGACCATCCGCTGGTCGTCGGCGCGTTCGCCGACGGTGTGCGCGCGGCCCGCGCAGAGTTGCCCGAAGCGACTCGCGATACTGCGCGCCTGGTGTTCACCGCACATTCGGTACCGAGTGCCGCAGACCGCAATGCAGGGCCGCCGGCAGCGGGCGGAAACCTCTACAGTCGACAGGTCGCCGAGGCCGCGAAGTTGGTTGCCGAGGCCGTCGGCGTCGAGGATTTCGATCTGGTGTGGCAGTCGCGATCAGGCCCGCCGCAGGTTCCGTGGCTGGACCCCGACATCTGTGATCACCTGGATACGTTGTCCGCCAAGGATGTTCGCGCCGTGATCGTGTGCCCCGTCGGTTTCGTCTCCGATCACCTCGAAGTGGTGTGGGACCTGGACACCGAGGCCAAGGACAAGGCAGCCGAACTCGGGATGGATTTCGTTCGGGCAGCAACGCCCGGCCGCGATCAGCGTTTCGCGCAGCTGGTGCCCACGCTCGTTCGGGAACTGGCCGAGGCCGAGCAGCCACTGCGACTGGGGGTCGAGCCGCTGCTCGGCTCGACCACCAACGGTCTCTCGTGTGCAGTCAATTGCTGCGCGGCCGTTCAGCGTCCCCGCTGA
- a CDS encoding enoyl-CoA hydratase-related protein translates to MVSTPEVRPMPKSAALTTSVAISSDVATAKLREGISGRGRLRAATAALFRRSRPRTTFAPPLSVLLLVTSDNGLSQRAGLVLREAGHQVRTAVVADADAVLAATSSGDFDLVICPFLKVYVPESVWQRWTTIIIHPGPPGDRGPSSLDWAITDGEPIWGVTALQAAEELDAGAVWAWRTFELRNGATKSSVYNEEVTDAAMECITEVVEHFRTPDFQAIPSDRVARPVASARSRPSMKQADRVFSWEEDASSIVRAVNAADGFPGVAVQLGLDLVYVYDAHLDTHVDAAPGTIVEYFHQAIRVATGAGSVWIGHARLVGAGNVKLPSTAVVRPDVFVPQVWESRYPETDYHRDGEIGYLSFRFYNGAMSTKQCARLASRLRWAITQDTKILVLTGDFDRFSNGIHLNVIEAASDQAGEAWANIKAINEIAKAIVTCTEQVVVAALTGNAGAGGVMLPLGADVVVARDGVVLNPHYATMGLFGSELHTYTLPARVGEEQARSLLAECSAIGIRRALEIGLVDAIGPRRPDLFEAWLREVATDLLEGDRLESMLERKRLRLERDPVEPYEERELEEMKIDMFGDRNGFAEKRRNFVLKL, encoded by the coding sequence ATGGTTTCGACCCCCGAAGTACGACCGATGCCCAAATCGGCCGCGCTCACGACTTCTGTGGCTATTTCCAGCGATGTAGCAACGGCTAAGCTACGTGAAGGTATATCGGGCAGGGGCCGTCTGCGAGCGGCGACGGCGGCGCTGTTCCGGCGCTCACGCCCACGTACGACCTTCGCGCCACCGTTGAGCGTGCTTCTTCTCGTCACCTCCGACAACGGTCTCTCGCAGCGGGCCGGTCTTGTTCTTCGCGAGGCGGGACACCAAGTCCGTACAGCCGTCGTCGCCGACGCGGACGCAGTGCTGGCCGCGACTTCTTCGGGAGATTTTGACCTCGTCATCTGCCCGTTCTTGAAAGTTTATGTCCCGGAATCTGTTTGGCAGCGGTGGACGACGATCATCATCCATCCCGGCCCGCCCGGAGATCGCGGGCCGTCGTCGCTGGACTGGGCGATAACCGATGGCGAACCAATCTGGGGTGTCACGGCATTGCAGGCCGCTGAGGAACTCGACGCCGGAGCGGTGTGGGCCTGGCGGACGTTCGAACTCCGGAACGGGGCAACCAAATCCTCGGTATACAACGAGGAAGTCACCGACGCGGCGATGGAGTGCATTACGGAGGTCGTCGAACATTTCCGTACTCCTGACTTCCAGGCGATCCCATCGGACCGAGTTGCGCGGCCCGTGGCATCGGCCCGATCGAGGCCCAGCATGAAACAGGCCGATCGCGTTTTCAGCTGGGAGGAAGACGCGTCGAGCATCGTCCGCGCCGTCAACGCCGCCGACGGGTTTCCCGGCGTCGCCGTTCAGTTGGGGCTCGACCTGGTCTACGTCTACGACGCTCACCTCGATACCCACGTCGATGCAGCGCCCGGCACCATCGTCGAGTACTTCCACCAGGCAATACGTGTTGCCACCGGTGCGGGCTCCGTATGGATCGGACATGCGCGGCTCGTCGGCGCCGGCAATGTCAAACTTCCGTCGACCGCGGTCGTACGTCCGGACGTGTTCGTTCCACAGGTCTGGGAGAGTCGTTACCCCGAGACCGACTATCACCGCGACGGCGAAATCGGATATCTCTCGTTCCGCTTCTACAACGGTGCGATGAGTACGAAGCAATGCGCGCGACTGGCCTCCAGGCTCCGCTGGGCGATCACGCAGGACACCAAGATCCTTGTCCTCACGGGTGACTTCGACAGATTCAGCAACGGTATCCACCTCAACGTCATCGAGGCCGCGTCGGATCAAGCCGGGGAAGCGTGGGCCAACATCAAGGCCATCAACGAGATCGCGAAAGCGATCGTCACCTGTACGGAACAGGTTGTGGTGGCGGCACTCACAGGCAACGCCGGTGCCGGCGGGGTCATGCTCCCGCTTGGAGCCGACGTAGTCGTGGCCAGGGACGGTGTGGTTCTCAATCCTCATTACGCCACGATGGGCCTGTTCGGCTCGGAACTGCACACGTACACACTTCCGGCTCGGGTCGGCGAGGAGCAGGCCCGCAGTCTGCTGGCCGAGTGCAGTGCGATCGGCATCCGTCGAGCCTTGGAGATCGGACTTGTCGACGCGATCGGCCCCAGGCGGCCGGATCTGTTCGAGGCGTGGTTGCGCGAGGTCGCCACCGACTTGCTCGAAGGAGATCGGCTGGAATCGATGCTGGAGCGCAAACGTCTTCGACTGGAACGTGATCCGGTGGAGCCCTACGAGGAGCGTGAGCTCGAAGAGATGAAGATCGACATGTTCGGTGACCGCAACGGGTTTGCCGAGAAACGCCGGAACTTCGTGCTCAAGCTCTGA
- a CDS encoding DUF3097 domain-containing protein, with protein sequence MSGGNGYGDIFAGHTRKQKRVTPEVAAERDLVVEDAATGFCGAVVGFERTYDGDFVRLEDGRSRTRLFAMREAAFLIDGSPVTLVRPAPKPVSTRPARSASGSTRVEGLRARTALPSRIWVEGVHDAALVERVWGHDLRVEGVVVEHLEGLDNLGERLAEFGPGPGRRVGVLVDHLVTGSKETQLTQGLGPDVLVTGHPYIDVWEAVRPKSVGIASWPKIPRGEDWKTGICRELGWGTPQEGWRRVYNSVESFRDLEAPLIGAVEQLVDFVTEPN encoded by the coding sequence GTGAGCGGTGGCAACGGATACGGTGACATTTTTGCGGGTCATACCCGCAAACAGAAGCGCGTGACGCCTGAAGTGGCGGCCGAGCGTGATCTTGTCGTCGAGGATGCGGCGACGGGATTCTGCGGTGCGGTAGTCGGTTTCGAGCGCACGTACGACGGCGATTTCGTGCGGCTCGAGGACGGTCGTTCCCGGACGCGGTTGTTCGCGATGCGCGAGGCGGCCTTCCTCATCGACGGCTCACCGGTCACCCTCGTACGCCCGGCCCCCAAGCCCGTGTCCACCAGACCCGCACGGTCGGCTTCGGGTTCGACGCGAGTCGAAGGCTTACGCGCCCGCACGGCACTGCCCAGCCGGATCTGGGTGGAGGGAGTACACGATGCTGCCCTCGTCGAGCGGGTGTGGGGTCACGATCTTCGCGTCGAAGGTGTTGTCGTCGAACATCTCGAAGGACTCGACAATCTGGGGGAGCGGCTTGCCGAATTCGGGCCTGGTCCCGGCCGCCGCGTCGGGGTCCTGGTCGACCACCTGGTCACCGGTTCCAAGGAAACCCAACTGACTCAGGGCCTCGGCCCGGACGTGTTGGTGACCGGGCACCCGTACATCGACGTGTGGGAGGCCGTTCGTCCCAAATCTGTCGGAATCGCCTCCTGGCCGAAGATTCCACGCGGCGAGGATTGGAAGACGGGAATCTGCCGCGAACTGGGCTGGGGGACACCTCAGGAGGGCTGGCGGCGGGTCTACAACTCGGTCGAGAGCTTCCGCGATCTGGAAGCTCCTTTGATCGGTGCAGTCGAACAACTTGTCGATTTCGTTACCGAGCCGAACTGA
- a CDS encoding transcriptional regulator — protein MVNLIQIAPKNAPTFAMSRQKAAELLGISVDSVAFLLKSRYLPDLDAGRLIKMANQPWLYSDGDFPVLQQGASELAPKKMLPARKYIGESAIHSDAECVEANQGQWAGFNVDHVLGARFLPVTLRKFPVSVLQIHDVNDDDEERVSFVATLAGRVRELGAPELNYIDPSLSPEDRQIVETLLTSRSTSTVPGPCGKLKHPNT, from the coding sequence ATGGTCAATTTGATCCAGATCGCCCCGAAGAATGCCCCGACGTTCGCGATGAGCCGACAGAAGGCCGCAGAACTGCTGGGCATCTCGGTCGACAGCGTCGCGTTTCTCCTCAAGTCTCGCTATCTCCCGGATCTGGACGCCGGTCGGTTGATCAAGATGGCCAACCAGCCTTGGTTGTACTCGGACGGCGACTTTCCCGTCCTTCAGCAGGGCGCATCCGAACTTGCCCCCAAGAAGATGCTGCCCGCACGTAAGTACATCGGCGAGAGCGCAATTCACTCCGACGCCGAATGCGTGGAGGCCAACCAGGGGCAGTGGGCGGGATTCAACGTCGACCATGTGCTCGGCGCCCGCTTCCTGCCTGTGACGCTGCGCAAGTTTCCGGTGTCGGTGCTGCAGATCCACGACGTCAACGACGACGACGAAGAACGCGTCTCGTTTGTCGCGACCCTCGCCGGGCGAGTCCGCGAACTGGGCGCGCCCGAACTCAACTACATCGACCCGTCACTGAGCCCCGAGGATCGACAGATCGTCGAGACGCTCCTCACCTCGCGCAGCACGTCCACCGTTCCCGGGCCCTGCGGAAAGCTCAAGCATCCGAACACCTGA
- a CDS encoding DUF58 domain-containing protein has product MTEGRDGGQATPAGSTGSPPSFRSGELSDPKLTAALRTLELTVRRRLDGVLHGDHLGLIPGPGSEPGDAREYQPGDDVRQMDWSVTARTTHPHVRQSVADRELETWLVIDLSASLDFGTAGCEKRDLVVAAAAAITHLTSSGGNRVGAIISTGAQTTRIPARGGRIHAQAMLRKIATTPHAPDGVRGDLVGAIEALRRPQRRRGLAVVISDFLGPIDWERSLRAISGRHDVLGVEVVDPRDLELPDVGDVVLHDPESGRTREFTTTPQLRADFARVAAEHRVEVRQALRRCGAPLMSLHTDRDWIADVVRFISARRHSYGAGAGTGGVRS; this is encoded by the coding sequence GTGACCGAAGGCCGCGACGGTGGCCAGGCGACACCCGCCGGATCCACCGGTTCTCCGCCGTCGTTCCGATCCGGCGAGCTCAGCGACCCCAAACTCACCGCTGCGCTGCGCACCCTCGAGCTGACGGTTCGCCGCCGCCTCGACGGTGTGCTGCACGGCGATCATCTCGGCCTGATTCCCGGTCCGGGTTCGGAGCCGGGAGATGCCCGCGAGTACCAGCCGGGCGACGACGTGCGGCAGATGGACTGGTCCGTCACCGCACGGACGACGCACCCACACGTGCGTCAGTCGGTCGCAGATCGTGAGCTCGAGACGTGGCTCGTCATCGACTTGTCCGCAAGTCTCGACTTCGGGACCGCCGGATGCGAGAAGCGCGACCTGGTCGTCGCCGCAGCCGCGGCGATCACTCACCTGACCAGTTCGGGCGGTAACCGCGTCGGTGCCATCATCTCGACCGGCGCACAGACAACTCGAATTCCGGCCCGCGGTGGGCGAATTCACGCACAGGCGATGCTCCGCAAGATCGCGACGACTCCGCACGCGCCGGACGGGGTACGCGGTGATCTGGTCGGCGCGATCGAAGCGCTCAGACGCCCACAGCGTCGGCGCGGACTGGCGGTGGTCATCAGTGACTTCCTCGGACCGATCGACTGGGAACGCTCGCTGCGCGCCATTTCAGGACGGCACGACGTGCTCGGTGTCGAAGTGGTCGATCCGCGAGACCTCGAACTGCCCGACGTGGGCGACGTGGTGCTCCACGATCCCGAGTCCGGCCGGACCAGAGAATTCACCACGACGCCGCAACTGCGCGCCGACTTCGCCAGAGTCGCCGCCGAGCACCGCGTCGAGGTCAGGCAAGCTCTACGTCGTTGCGGCGCACCGCTCATGTCCCTGCACACCGATCGGGACTGGATCGCCGACGTCGTGAGATTCATCTCGGCACGCCGACACAGTTATGGTGCCGGCGCCGGAACTGGGGGCGTTCGTTCGTGA
- a CDS encoding NfeD family protein: MAALIWLIGALVLAGAEALVGDFFLLMLAGGALATAGVSAVTDFPVWVDAVMFGVFSAALVLGVRPIMLRRFGSPPPTPTGIQALEGKHALVLEEVGEHSGQVKLDGEVWTARPYDTTEVYPPGTKVTVMEINGATAVVWRGP, translated from the coding sequence GTGGCTGCACTTATTTGGCTGATCGGAGCACTGGTGCTCGCCGGGGCCGAAGCGCTGGTGGGGGATTTCTTCCTGCTGATGCTCGCCGGTGGGGCGCTCGCTACTGCCGGTGTCAGTGCTGTCACCGACTTCCCGGTGTGGGTCGACGCCGTCATGTTCGGAGTGTTCTCCGCCGCCCTCGTCCTGGGCGTGCGACCGATCATGTTGCGTCGCTTCGGTAGTCCGCCGCCGACCCCGACCGGAATACAGGCACTCGAAGGTAAGCACGCTCTGGTTCTGGAAGAAGTGGGCGAGCATTCCGGGCAGGTCAAGTTGGACGGCGAGGTGTGGACTGCCAGGCCGTACGACACCACCGAGGTGTACCCGCCGGGTACCAAGGTGACGGTGATGGAAATCAACGGCGCAACAGCAGTCGTCTGGAGGGGACCTTAA
- the fabG1 gene encoding 3-oxoacyl-ACP reductase FabG1, with protein MSTPPTTVVSERTVTTPRSVLVTGGNRGIGLAVAQRLAADGHKVAVTHRGSGVPEGLFGVVCDVTDTESIDRAFKEVEAHQGPVEVIVANAGVTDDTLIMRMSEEQFTSVVDANLTGTFRLSKRATRSMLRARFGRFIFLGSVVGLAGQAGQVNYAASKAGIVGIARSLTRELGSRSITANVVAPGFIETDMTAALGDDVKDKATEFIPLQRTGKPEDVAAVVSFLASDDSAYVSGAVIPVDGGLGMGH; from the coding sequence ATGTCTACCCCTCCCACGACAGTGGTTTCCGAACGGACCGTCACCACACCTCGCTCGGTGCTCGTCACCGGCGGTAACCGCGGAATCGGCTTGGCCGTCGCTCAGCGGCTCGCCGCAGACGGCCACAAGGTAGCCGTCACGCACCGCGGTTCCGGTGTCCCCGAAGGGTTGTTCGGCGTCGTGTGCGACGTCACCGACACCGAGTCGATCGACCGTGCGTTCAAAGAGGTCGAAGCGCACCAGGGGCCGGTCGAGGTCATCGTCGCCAATGCCGGCGTCACCGACGACACACTGATCATGCGAATGAGCGAAGAGCAGTTCACGAGCGTCGTCGACGCGAACCTCACCGGTACGTTCCGCCTCTCGAAGCGTGCGACCCGTTCGATGCTGCGCGCGCGTTTCGGACGGTTCATCTTCCTCGGCTCTGTGGTGGGTCTGGCAGGACAAGCCGGCCAGGTCAACTACGCCGCGTCCAAAGCAGGCATCGTCGGTATCGCTCGTTCCCTGACAAGGGAACTCGGCTCACGTTCGATCACCGCCAACGTCGTCGCTCCCGGGTTCATCGAGACCGACATGACGGCAGCACTGGGCGACGACGTCAAGGACAAGGCCACCGAGTTCATCCCGTTGCAGCGGACCGGAAAGCCGGAAGATGTTGCAGCAGTTGTCAGTTTCCTGGCCTCCGACGATTCGGCCTACGTCTCGGGTGCGGTCATCCCCGTCGACGGTGGACTCGGCATGGGGCACTGA